Proteins encoded in a region of the Acetomicrobium thermoterrenum DSM 13490 genome:
- the panF gene encoding sodium/pantothenate symporter, with product MNVDIAVTLALYLIIICGIGYIANRKMSETKGSFLSEYFIGSRSMGGFVLAMTLVASYVSASSFVGGPGMAYKMGLGWVLLAMIQVPTAYLTLGFLGKKFAIVARKINAITINDFLRARYESTPIVIMASISLLLFFTAAIVAQFIGGARLFEAIGLPYEVGLAIFAITVIFYTVIGGFRAVVLTDAFQGIVMMLGTLALVFGITKAAGGMNAISAKLMEINPDLLTPFGVDGFITKPFILSFWILVCFGIIGLPHTAVRCIGYKDSKSMHRAIVIGTFVTGFLMLGMHLAGALGRAVLPNIEAVDSVIPTLTVEVLPPIFAGIFLAGPMASIMSTVDSQLILASAAIINDLYVGYINPDAAHDDKKIRRISLLITTIIGVTVFLVAFKPPSLIVWINLFAFGGLEAVFFWPIVMGLYWKRATASGALASMITGVILFIALSKYAFLLHGLHPIVPTFVVTFVVFIVTSYLSKPSVKAVIRVWE from the coding sequence ATGAATGTCGATATTGCAGTTACATTAGCGCTTTATCTTATTATAATATGCGGGATTGGTTATATTGCAAACAGGAAAATGTCGGAAACAAAGGGGTCCTTTCTTAGTGAATACTTTATAGGTAGTCGTTCAATGGGCGGTTTTGTACTTGCCATGACGTTGGTTGCTTCCTATGTTAGCGCAAGCAGCTTTGTGGGTGGCCCGGGGATGGCCTATAAGATGGGGCTGGGCTGGGTGTTGCTTGCGATGATTCAAGTTCCAACGGCATATCTTACTCTTGGCTTTTTGGGCAAAAAGTTTGCTATTGTTGCGCGTAAGATTAATGCTATAACAATTAACGATTTCCTGAGAGCCAGATATGAAAGCACACCAATAGTGATTATGGCATCAATCAGTTTGTTATTATTTTTCACTGCAGCTATTGTCGCACAATTCATAGGAGGCGCCAGGTTGTTTGAAGCTATAGGCCTTCCTTACGAGGTAGGTCTCGCTATATTTGCCATTACCGTAATATTTTATACGGTAATAGGAGGATTTAGGGCCGTGGTATTGACAGATGCCTTTCAGGGCATTGTCATGATGTTGGGGACTTTGGCGTTGGTGTTTGGAATTACAAAGGCAGCAGGCGGGATGAATGCCATAAGCGCCAAATTGATGGAGATAAACCCGGATTTATTGACGCCTTTCGGGGTCGACGGATTTATCACAAAGCCTTTCATCTTATCTTTTTGGATATTGGTGTGCTTTGGAATAATTGGCTTACCTCACACCGCTGTCAGGTGTATTGGTTATAAAGATTCCAAATCCATGCATAGGGCAATAGTAATTGGCACATTCGTGACCGGTTTTCTAATGCTGGGCATGCATCTGGCTGGCGCCTTGGGGAGGGCGGTACTGCCCAACATAGAAGCAGTCGATTCCGTTATACCGACTTTAACGGTCGAAGTCCTTCCTCCGATTTTTGCCGGGATCTTTTTAGCGGGGCCCATGGCATCCATTATGTCCACGGTAGATTCTCAACTTATATTGGCCTCGGCAGCAATTATAAATGATCTGTACGTTGGCTATATTAATCCTGACGCTGCACATGACGACAAAAAGATCAGGCGCATCAGCCTTTTAATTACGACCATCATAGGAGTAACGGTATTTCTCGTGGCCTTTAAGCCTCCAAGCCTGATAGTGTGGATTAATCTTTTTGCCTTTGGGGGGCTTGAGGCCGTATTTTTCTGGCCGATTGTGATGGGCCTTTATTGGAAACGCGCAACTGCTTCAGGAGCTCTGGCCTCCATGATAACCGGCGTAATCCTATTTATTGCATTGAGCAAATATGCCTTTTTGCTTCACGGGTTACATCCTATCGTGCCTACTTTTGTCGTAACATTTGTCGTATTTATCGTGACCAGTTATCTCTCTAAACCATCGGTGAAAGCAGTAATAAGGGTATGGGAATGA
- a CDS encoding aminotransferase, with protein sequence MIELHIEPFGVEEWMNRYETKAKYNIAETCVESLKVEELLNLSQDPAGAMRNIAEIKLTYGEILGSGELRKAVASLYKSMNEDNVLITQGGIGANFLTQFSLVNPGDGVISVYPTYQQLYSVPKSFGASVHLLPLRPENNFLPDLNELEEIAKNARNLKMICLNNPNNPTGALMDIEFLKRIVDIAKRYDAYILCDEVYRGLEHEASFKTPSIVDLYEKGISTGSMSKVFSLAGLRLGWIVGSPEVVKQCFSHRDYMTISCGRVDECLALIALKNKDKLLERNLGIVRKNYEMLSSWVDDEKRVRWVPPKAGTTAFLNFSDYGIPSSVFCEGLLAETGAFLVPGSAFGPEFNGWARIGYACASEVLQEGLKSLSNFLKKKEGEMNNA encoded by the coding sequence ATGATCGAGTTGCATATTGAACCCTTCGGTGTTGAAGAGTGGATGAACAGGTACGAGACTAAGGCCAAGTACAATATTGCCGAAACTTGTGTGGAATCGCTCAAAGTGGAAGAGCTTTTGAATTTATCACAAGATCCAGCTGGAGCTATGAGGAATATTGCGGAAATTAAACTTACTTACGGGGAAATACTCGGCTCGGGGGAATTACGAAAGGCCGTTGCTTCGTTATATAAAAGTATGAATGAAGACAATGTGTTGATTACACAGGGCGGAATAGGAGCGAATTTTTTAACGCAATTTTCACTTGTAAATCCCGGCGATGGTGTCATATCTGTCTATCCTACATACCAACAGTTATATAGCGTTCCAAAGTCATTTGGGGCGTCCGTTCATCTTTTACCTTTACGTCCGGAAAACAATTTCTTACCCGATCTGAATGAGCTCGAGGAAATTGCTAAAAACGCCAGGAATCTTAAGATGATCTGTCTAAACAATCCGAATAACCCTACTGGCGCCTTAATGGATATTGAATTTTTAAAGCGCATAGTGGATATAGCAAAAAGATACGATGCTTATATTTTGTGCGACGAAGTCTATAGGGGTTTGGAACACGAAGCAAGTTTTAAGACTCCTTCAATAGTCGATTTATACGAAAAAGGGATTAGTACCGGAAGCATGTCTAAAGTGTTTTCTCTTGCCGGATTAAGGTTGGGCTGGATAGTTGGGTCTCCAGAGGTCGTAAAGCAATGTTTTTCCCATCGTGATTACATGACCATAAGCTGTGGGCGCGTGGATGAATGCCTTGCACTTATAGCTTTAAAAAACAAAGATAAGCTCTTGGAGAGGAATTTGGGGATAGTGCGGAAAAATTATGAGATGTTGTCTTCGTGGGTTGACGATGAAAAGAGGGTGAGATGGGTTCCGCCGAAAGCGGGAACGACAGCTTTTTTGAATTTTAGCGACTATGGCATTCCATCAAGCGTTTTTTGCGAAGGTTTGTTGGCTGAGACGGGAGCTTTTTTGGTGCCGGGGAGTGCATTTGGCCCGGAATTTAACGGTTGGGCAAGGATAGGTTATGCCTGCGCCAGCGAAGTATTGCAAGAGGGGCTAAAATCATTGTCTAATTTCTTGAAAAAAAAGGAAGGAGAAATGAATAATGCGTAG
- a CDS encoding ABC transporter permease produces MEYILSGIAEAFVLLLKGDEEVYSAVSATLRASTAAIIISLVIGLPLGFLLGYFDFPGRRFFRSVFDALLALPTVLVGLWVYAFISNRGPLGGMNLLFTLKGVIVGEVVLALPIVIALSAQSIEELDLSVRDTLLTLGSSGKRLLFDIMWEARYGMLMAAITAYGRVISEVGAATMLGGNIKWRTRTITTAMAFETNKGQFAMGIALGMILLLIAFIVNSTLSYAKRRRQTR; encoded by the coding sequence ATGGAATATATCCTTTCTGGAATAGCGGAAGCCTTTGTGTTGCTTTTAAAAGGAGATGAAGAGGTATATTCCGCCGTCTCCGCTACATTGAGGGCTTCTACCGCTGCGATAATAATTTCTCTGGTTATAGGTCTTCCTTTGGGTTTTTTGTTGGGTTACTTCGATTTTCCAGGCAGACGGTTTTTTAGATCCGTTTTCGATGCATTGCTTGCCCTTCCCACAGTATTGGTCGGACTATGGGTGTATGCCTTTATCTCGAATCGCGGACCATTGGGCGGTATGAATCTGCTTTTTACTCTTAAAGGCGTTATAGTGGGCGAAGTGGTCCTGGCCCTGCCTATTGTGATTGCCCTTTCGGCACAATCCATCGAAGAGCTGGATTTGTCGGTAAGGGACACCCTTTTAACGCTAGGGTCCAGCGGAAAAAGGCTGTTATTTGACATCATGTGGGAGGCGAGATATGGGATGCTTATGGCAGCAATTACCGCATATGGACGCGTTATATCTGAGGTTGGTGCTGCTACAATGTTAGGCGGAAACATAAAATGGAGAACGAGAACAATTACCACGGCAATGGCATTTGAAACAAACAAGGGTCAATTTGCCATGGGGATAGCCTTGGGGATGATCTTGCTGTTGATAGCCTTTATAGTCAACAGCACACTATCATATGCTAAGCGAAGAAGGCAGACAAGGTGA
- a CDS encoding PaaI family thioesterase: protein MSLVKLQGTPSCFVCGNENDNPRSLGLNIFWDNESRYTFISFIPDESWCGYEGMVHGGLLAAIIDDAMAWSIKASDDDIYVTGKLTISFRKEVRCGKKYVAHGFLERKEGRRAYTSAVIKDEEGNTCVEGGAIFIRVK from the coding sequence ATGAGCCTTGTAAAACTGCAGGGAACGCCATCGTGTTTTGTATGTGGAAACGAAAATGATAATCCTCGAAGTCTCGGACTGAACATCTTTTGGGACAATGAATCAAGGTACACATTTATAAGTTTCATTCCCGACGAGAGCTGGTGTGGTTACGAAGGAATGGTTCACGGCGGACTACTTGCTGCTATTATAGACGATGCCATGGCATGGTCAATAAAAGCGTCGGATGATGACATCTATGTTACTGGAAAACTAACCATATCCTTTAGAAAGGAGGTGCGCTGCGGGAAAAAATACGTGGCCCACGGTTTCCTCGAAAGAAAGGAGGGCAGAAGAGCTTATACTTCTGCCGTTATCAAGGATGAAGAAGGAAACACTTGCGTCGAAGGCGGGGCCATTTTCATACGTGTAAAATGA
- a CDS encoding CRISPR-associated protein Cas4: MFVSDIEIAGIAIAAICILGIYVWWMREIPVSIDSKLWKGQIFTGRPDAVIKKGPWHIPIEYKSSNYDEPTESHRLQLLCYCFLLEEAGFKVPYGLLQYRGKKFKIRWNKRTKGYLMQIADEALDVLSKDFPPPPLEEGDGRCYKCAYRFICKQQD, encoded by the coding sequence TTGTTTGTATCTGATATTGAAATAGCTGGCATTGCAATCGCTGCAATCTGCATATTGGGAATTTACGTTTGGTGGATGAGGGAAATTCCCGTAAGCATCGATTCGAAATTGTGGAAGGGGCAAATTTTTACGGGTAGGCCCGATGCGGTAATAAAGAAGGGCCCCTGGCACATACCGATAGAGTATAAAAGCTCAAATTACGATGAACCAACGGAAAGCCACAGATTACAACTTTTGTGTTATTGCTTCCTGTTGGAAGAGGCAGGTTTCAAAGTGCCCTACGGGCTATTGCAATATCGAGGGAAAAAGTTCAAAATACGCTGGAATAAGAGGACGAAAGGGTATTTGATGCAAATTGCAGATGAAGCTTTAGATGTGCTCTCTAAAGATTTTCCTCCTCCCCCACTGGAAGAAGGGGACGGAAGGTGTTATAAGTGTGCTTATCGTTTTATCTGTAAACAACAGGACTAA
- a CDS encoding YhdT family protein, whose translation MTVVVKIVDLEDIGEDKRYKSAKREALYSIILTLLYFVWWYGFAYGMGSKPLSGYKFVMGLPSWFFWSCVVGFIVFSFASWFLVKFFFQDMSLETDGRDDLKVR comes from the coding sequence ATGACGGTGGTTGTGAAGATTGTTGATTTAGAAGATATCGGAGAAGACAAGCGTTATAAGTCAGCGAAGAGGGAGGCTCTATACTCGATAATATTGACCCTGCTTTACTTTGTTTGGTGGTATGGGTTCGCCTATGGCATGGGGTCAAAACCTCTATCTGGCTATAAGTTCGTTATGGGTTTGCCAAGCTGGTTCTTTTGGAGTTGTGTCGTAGGGTTCATAGTCTTTTCTTTCGCCTCCTGGTTTTTGGTTAAATTTTTCTTTCAGGACATGTCTCTCGAGACGGACGGGAGAGATGACCTTAAGGTAAGGTGA
- a CDS encoding PD-(D/E)XK nuclease family protein, whose product MKDRISASLLAQYVYCPRAAWYRAHGFTPQGNGGGKALQKGKRAHRWFGFLEKLKGFWSSVWRTVFFLIAVGGALLCLYLILK is encoded by the coding sequence ATGAAAGATAGAATAAGCGCATCATTACTCGCACAATACGTATATTGCCCCCGTGCGGCATGGTATAGGGCCCATGGTTTTACCCCCCAGGGCAACGGTGGCGGAAAAGCCCTTCAAAAGGGGAAAAGGGCCCATAGATGGTTTGGCTTCCTGGAAAAGCTTAAAGGTTTTTGGAGCAGTGTCTGGAGGACTGTCTTTTTTCTCATCGCTGTTGGAGGGGCCTTGCTTTGTTTGTATCTGATATTGAAATAG
- a CDS encoding GntR family transcriptional regulator, whose amino-acid sequence MTSNPLTPAESTDLRQIVYNKIRDAIIMGIIKPGAKLSETELAQTLAVSRTPIREAIRQLAQTGIVRLVPRKGAFVTLPTEKDVNDLYEVRIALETIAVKRICKKGPKEELLRFREYFASVDHSTDPNAFLLQDTAFHSFLRNSCDNRFLNQFLMETYDLIQLYRHYSIKGVDLKESSMEHVRLIDAILEKDEEGAIRLLQNHLEGARDALLAFLKDASPAGEPD is encoded by the coding sequence ATGACAAGTAATCCGCTTACTCCCGCTGAAAGTACCGATTTGAGACAAATAGTTTATAACAAGATAAGGGACGCAATAATAATGGGAATCATCAAGCCGGGAGCAAAACTCTCCGAGACCGAATTGGCACAAACTTTAGCGGTATCCAGAACCCCAATACGAGAGGCCATAAGGCAGCTGGCGCAAACCGGAATTGTAAGGCTCGTCCCAAGGAAGGGAGCTTTTGTTACCCTTCCCACGGAAAAAGACGTAAACGACCTTTACGAAGTAAGGATCGCTCTGGAAACTATAGCTGTAAAAAGGATTTGTAAGAAGGGACCGAAGGAGGAACTACTCCGCTTTAGAGAATACTTCGCCTCTGTTGATCATAGCACCGACCCCAACGCTTTTTTGTTACAAGACACAGCCTTTCATTCCTTCCTGCGCAACTCATGCGATAATAGATTTCTAAACCAATTTTTAATGGAGACATATGATCTAATTCAGCTTTATAGACACTATTCCATAAAGGGTGTAGACCTTAAGGAATCGTCAATGGAACATGTCAGGTTAATAGATGCCATATTGGAAAAAGACGAAGAAGGGGCCATTAGGTTGTTGCAAAATCATTTGGAAGGCGCCCGGGATGCTCTCTTGGCCTTTCTAAAAGATGCCTCACCTGCAGGTGAACCGGATTAG
- the ilvD gene encoding dihydroxy-acid dehydratase gives MRSDTVKKGVSRAPHRSLLMAAGYEKWEIERPWIGVVNAYNAIIPGHIHLRTLVEAVKAGVYAAGGLPLEFPAIGVCDGLAMNHEGMKYSLTSREHIMDSVEIMTRAHGIDALVLVTNCDKIVPGMAMAAARLDIPSVVLSGGPMLTGKVDGGKTLDLSSMFEAVGKHAAGTLTDAELIKLEKSACPTCGSCAGMFTANTMNCMMEALGLALPGNGTIPSVFSERIRLAKETGRAVMKLVEKGITPRQILTKASFLNAIAVDMALGGSTNTTLHLPAIAWAAGLNLPLSVFDDMSKKCPHLCNMSPGGSDHVEDLYFAGGVPAVMKRLSDAGLIDGSVMTVTTNTVADNLKDVNVFDDEVIRPVDRPYHREGGIAVLRGNLAPDGAVVKQSAVSPEMMNHKGPARVFDSEEAATKAIFSGEIKKGDVVVIRYEGPKGGPGMREMLGPTSALAGMGLDKHVALITDGRFSGATRGASIGHVSPEAADGGPIGLLKEGDEIIIDIPARKLDVNISEEDLNSRKEGWKPLLRKLDSPFLERYRAFVTSGAKGAVLEVNDGGCEDC, from the coding sequence ATGCGTAGTGATACGGTAAAAAAAGGGGTTTCCAGAGCGCCTCATAGGTCGCTTTTAATGGCAGCAGGGTATGAAAAATGGGAGATCGAAAGACCATGGATAGGAGTTGTCAATGCCTATAATGCAATAATCCCCGGCCATATCCATTTGAGGACACTAGTCGAAGCCGTTAAGGCTGGAGTGTATGCAGCTGGAGGATTACCGCTTGAGTTTCCGGCTATTGGGGTTTGCGACGGGCTGGCGATGAATCACGAAGGCATGAAATACTCTTTGACCAGCAGGGAACATATAATGGATTCCGTCGAGATAATGACAAGAGCTCACGGGATCGATGCCCTTGTGTTGGTGACGAATTGCGACAAGATAGTACCAGGTATGGCTATGGCCGCTGCCCGTTTGGATATTCCGTCCGTTGTTTTGAGCGGTGGCCCGATGCTGACCGGAAAGGTCGACGGAGGAAAAACCTTAGATCTTTCTTCTATGTTTGAAGCAGTAGGAAAACATGCAGCAGGAACATTGACGGATGCCGAGTTGATTAAACTTGAAAAATCTGCTTGCCCTACCTGTGGGTCCTGTGCCGGAATGTTTACGGCCAATACGATGAATTGCATGATGGAGGCTTTAGGACTTGCTTTGCCGGGCAACGGAACTATACCGTCGGTATTTTCCGAGAGAATTAGATTGGCAAAGGAGACGGGAAGGGCGGTTATGAAGTTAGTCGAGAAAGGAATTACGCCTCGACAAATTCTGACAAAGGCCTCCTTCTTAAACGCAATTGCTGTCGATATGGCGTTGGGGGGGTCTACCAATACCACTTTGCATCTGCCTGCCATTGCCTGGGCGGCAGGCCTGAATCTCCCCCTTTCCGTCTTTGATGATATGAGTAAAAAGTGTCCTCATTTATGCAACATGAGCCCCGGAGGCAGCGATCACGTTGAAGATCTGTATTTTGCTGGAGGAGTCCCTGCAGTCATGAAAAGGTTATCCGATGCAGGTCTCATCGACGGCAGCGTTATGACCGTAACGACAAATACAGTTGCTGACAATCTCAAGGATGTTAATGTTTTTGATGACGAGGTTATTCGACCCGTAGACAGACCTTATCATCGGGAAGGCGGCATTGCCGTCCTTCGCGGAAACCTGGCACCTGACGGAGCTGTCGTAAAACAATCTGCCGTTTCTCCTGAAATGATGAACCATAAGGGTCCTGCCAGGGTTTTCGACTCAGAAGAAGCGGCCACAAAAGCCATTTTTTCCGGCGAAATAAAAAAGGGCGATGTAGTGGTCATAAGGTATGAGGGGCCCAAAGGAGGGCCGGGAATGAGAGAGATGTTGGGTCCGACCTCCGCATTGGCAGGCATGGGACTGGATAAGCATGTGGCCCTCATTACTGACGGCCGTTTCAGCGGGGCCACAAGGGGAGCTTCCATTGGGCATGTGTCTCCTGAGGCTGCTGACGGTGGGCCAATAGGACTTCTCAAAGAGGGGGACGAGATAATAATAGACATTCCGGCCCGTAAACTAGATGTTAACATTAGCGAAGAAGATTTAAATTCTAGAAAAGAAGGATGGAAACCTCTTCTTCGAAAGCTTGACAGCCCTTTTTTGGAGCGGTACCGCGCTTTTGTCACTTCGGGAGCTAAAGGAGCAGTTTTGGAGGTGAATGACGGTGGTTGTGAAGATTGTTGA
- a CDS encoding YdcF family protein — protein MLFTLYKIIGSFVVPPGILVLLLFIASLLAFKRPRKVFLGCLLLLIALSFYLLSTPITSRIALGRLENMVAPSLPADKAAIVVLGGGQRRTSDPDKAEVSPHTLMRLFGGIELAVKFNWPILLCGGSYSQEVPEAITMSKKVKELFPDLLIYEESQSRTTWENIENASSILRSLELKHAVLVTHGYHMPRAHLIAKGLAPEINWHPCPVGKMADNAPLSLIDFLPGASSLHINSLALKEHVGIIAYRIKLFIER, from the coding sequence ATGCTTTTTACACTTTATAAAATTATAGGTTCCTTCGTCGTACCTCCGGGAATATTGGTCTTGCTATTGTTTATCGCCTCTTTATTGGCCTTTAAGAGGCCTAGAAAGGTTTTTCTCGGATGCCTTTTGCTTTTGATTGCCCTTAGTTTTTACCTTTTAAGCACGCCTATCACCTCCAGAATTGCACTAGGCAGATTGGAGAATATGGTTGCACCTTCTCTGCCTGCAGATAAAGCAGCGATCGTGGTGCTTGGTGGAGGGCAGCGCAGGACCTCGGACCCCGATAAAGCAGAAGTATCGCCACATACATTAATGCGCCTGTTCGGAGGCATAGAGTTGGCCGTGAAGTTCAATTGGCCAATTTTACTGTGTGGCGGATCGTACTCACAGGAAGTACCTGAGGCAATAACGATGTCAAAAAAGGTTAAGGAGCTTTTTCCGGATTTACTGATCTACGAAGAGTCGCAATCAAGAACGACTTGGGAAAATATAGAAAATGCCTCGTCCATTTTGAGGTCTTTGGAACTTAAACATGCGGTCCTCGTCACGCACGGATATCATATGCCTCGGGCACATTTAATCGCCAAGGGGTTGGCTCCCGAAATTAATTGGCACCCCTGTCCCGTGGGCAAAATGGCAGATAACGCTCCGTTGTCGCTTATTGACTTCTTGCCCGGTGCCTCGAGCTTGCATATCAATAGCTTGGCCTTAAAAGAGCATGTTGGAATAATAGCTTATCGAATTAAGCTATTTATTGAACGATGA
- a CDS encoding substrate-binding domain-containing protein — translation MDMKRLTSRLLIVFVAILLIFSLGRGFAEAEDVLLMATTTSTDDTGLLDYLAPMFKEDTGITLQWTATGTGKALKLGENCDVDVLLVHDPDSEEKFIEAGYGVDRTQVMYNDFVIIGPEDDPAGIKGLSSTEALKKIAEKKGVFVSRADESGTHAKEKFIWVQAGLAIPDKEEWYVQTGQGMLVTINVAAEKGGYTLTDRGTYIRYEANHEGNPPLVILSEGDPFLMNQYSVIAVNPENCPNVKYDLAKKFIEWIVSPKAQQAIADFRLMGKQLFFPNANTASGAN, via the coding sequence ATGGACATGAAAAGGTTGACCTCGCGGTTGCTGATTGTTTTTGTAGCTATATTGCTGATTTTTTCTCTTGGGCGAGGGTTCGCAGAAGCAGAAGACGTCCTTTTAATGGCAACTACAACAAGTACCGACGATACCGGTCTTCTCGATTATCTTGCACCGATGTTCAAAGAAGATACGGGAATAACTCTTCAATGGACGGCTACGGGTACTGGGAAGGCTTTAAAGTTGGGAGAAAATTGCGATGTAGATGTTCTGCTGGTTCACGATCCTGATTCTGAGGAGAAATTTATAGAAGCCGGATACGGAGTTGATAGGACTCAAGTAATGTACAATGACTTTGTGATAATTGGCCCAGAGGATGATCCGGCTGGTATAAAGGGGTTGTCTTCTACTGAAGCATTAAAGAAGATTGCCGAAAAGAAGGGTGTATTTGTCAGCAGAGCCGATGAATCGGGCACTCATGCAAAGGAGAAATTTATTTGGGTGCAGGCGGGTTTGGCTATTCCTGACAAAGAAGAATGGTATGTGCAGACAGGTCAAGGTATGTTAGTGACGATTAACGTAGCCGCCGAAAAGGGAGGCTATACGCTAACCGACAGAGGCACCTACATTAGATATGAAGCTAACCACGAAGGGAATCCTCCACTCGTCATTCTATCCGAAGGGGATCCTTTCTTGATGAATCAATATAGTGTAATTGCGGTAAATCCTGAGAATTGCCCCAATGTCAAATACGATTTGGCAAAGAAGTTTATTGAATGGATTGTTTCTCCAAAAGCCCAGCAAGCAATAGCCGATTTCAGGCTCATGGGCAAACAACTTTTCTTCCCGAACGCAAATACTGCTTCTGGGGCTAATTAA
- a CDS encoding cob(I)yrinic acid a,c-diamide adenosyltransferase, translated as MEIKITTKTGDQGMTSLGNGERVPKDHPRVELYGTLDECQAHIGMARATCKNEEIKDTLLRLERDLSCFMGYLALFPDLSAPDVIWLEEIISKVLRSISKDKPSFVLPGESISEAALHIARTVARRAERIAVKLLRNKEIKENAYVFINRLSDALYALALWTNNDLQNREN; from the coding sequence TTGGAGATTAAAATAACGACCAAGACAGGAGACCAAGGCATGACTAGCCTTGGCAATGGAGAAAGAGTTCCCAAGGATCATCCAAGGGTTGAGTTATATGGAACCTTAGATGAATGTCAGGCACACATCGGAATGGCGCGTGCTACTTGCAAAAACGAAGAAATAAAGGATACGCTGTTGCGATTGGAAAGGGATTTAAGCTGCTTTATGGGTTACTTGGCTTTATTTCCCGACTTAAGCGCTCCCGACGTCATTTGGCTGGAAGAAATTATTTCAAAGGTATTACGTTCTATTTCGAAGGACAAACCGAGCTTTGTATTGCCCGGCGAATCCATATCGGAAGCAGCTCTCCATATAGCACGCACAGTGGCCAGAAGAGCAGAAAGGATAGCCGTAAAGTTATTGAGAAACAAAGAAATAAAGGAAAACGCCTATGTTTTTATCAATAGGCTATCTGATGCGTTATATGCCTTAGCATTGTGGACGAACAACGATTTACAAAATAGGGAGAATTAA